The stretch of DNA ACGTTCATGCGGCCGCTTCATAGATTACATTGCGGATGATCACAGGATGGAATAATGCCACAACCTACTGTTTCTGAATTAGTATACGTCTCAATCAAATTGCTACGTTTCAGTGTTCAAAATCAAACTAGGAATAATATTGCCTGCAAGTCTGCAACTCCAGTTCTGCTCGGGGTAACGCGCGTGACTGCCTGCTCCTCCTCGTGATTCAACGCACATGCTGGAGCCTTGCCGAGACAAGTACACGTGTATGATTTAATTCAACACTAATCGCATCTTGCAAGAGTGGAACAAAATTGAAAATTATTCTGAAAACAATGTCCCAAAAAAATTATtgtaaataaaaatataaatattctAGTGGAAAATAGAAATTATTTTGAGAATCAAtaaaatgttccaaaataattgTTCTAGAACAAGTATATTGGAACAAAATAAAATTGTTCCAGAAATAAAATTCATCTAAATATAGTCAAGTGTGATCTAATTTTAAAGATCTCGCTATAAGAAATATAATGGTGAAACTGGAATTTGATTTGGATTATTGGTTCGCAGACTGTTGTTTTTTTTGTTTGAATCTACGTTTGCATGAAATTCAAATGGTTTCTGCATGTGCGTGAGGCTGCGGCACGCTGAATTCTTGCACGTGCGTTAGGCTCTTGTTATGCTGGACCGCTGacagcccccccccccgcgcgcgtgcgtgggcGTCGTAAGTTGGGTCTTCTGTGATGCAACGACAACAAGTCACGCACGTGACTTCTACAATTTCCGGACCCGGCCGGCACAGGGCAGGTTCAGTAGTGAGCTATCTGTTGGGCTGTTGCCCTTGAGTCTGTGGACCTATGGGGCTCTACTACATCGGCCTAATTCCCACGGGCCCCTGAGCCCATGATTATGAGATGAGTCCTCTGAAGCCTACATTCTGAAGTTTAAACCGAGAGGTGCGAAGCGGTCAATAAATCGATTTTCAAGCATCTAGAAAAAACTCCGAGTTTGAAGAGGGCTGAAAAGAAcccattttttttgaaaatctAGTAAAAAGTATACACTTGTGTGAACACTAAGAATGCTCGTAGTAAAAAGAAATTAAAGTATTTTAGAACAAACTCCATCCCATAATATAAGGCGGCACATATTGAAAATTCAAACTTTAACGTTTTTGACCTACAATTAATCTTGTGTAATGAAAATTTTGTCTTACAAATAGCATATCATTGGATTTGTGTTTTATAGTATTTCCATATGGGTACAATCTCGTTGCTATAAAGATATTTATATTATGGGAGATACTAAGAGTTAATGGTAGTATTGGAGACTGTGCCAAGTTTGACCGCGCCTTTTATATAGTATCATACTAAGAGGAGATGATAGTACATACATTGTACTATCAAGGTTTTAGAGCTCTCCAACGAGTCTTATTTCCACTCAAATCATAAAATGAACCGTGATTATATTAAAAGACAACATGGAGCGGTAGTTAACTAAGCACGGAGGGTCGAGGAAGAGCCGCCGTTAGATGGTCAGGCGGCCATCGCTTAGCCGATGTAGTACATGGGGTCGGGCAGCTTGAAGGTGCGCGCCCCCTCCGGCGCGCCGAGGATGTCGCTCCACTGGTCGCCGATGTTGCCGACGATGACGTACCCGGCGTCCTGGAGCTTCCGGCGCTCGCCGGACTTGTAGGCGATGGCGGTGGCCTTGAACCCGACGGGCTTGAGCAGGAGCTTGTCCCAGCCGGAGTAGCCCTGGCGGCGGAGATTGGCCACGGTGATGGCCCGCTGGTCCTCGGTGCGGCCCGTCAGGAACACCGGCTTGATGCCGAGGGCGATGAGCTTCCTGAAGAGCCGCTGCGTCTCCGGCAGCGCCGGCGCGCTGCCCTCCACCACGTACTCGTTGAAGCTCGTCGCGTTGTACGGCTTAGTGCTGGGTAATTAAGCATGAAAAAAGACAATTATTACTTGGCTAATCTACAGGTTACACAATGCTGGGAGTATTAAACGTAAGCACTTTCTCGTTACAGACTGGTGTGTCCAGTTCCAAAATGTTTTTTTTATTACAAATGGAGCACATACGTGCGTGAACAGTGGGCAACCTTTTTGGACATGCCACTGTTGCGAAGCGATAAGATTTTTGTAGCCAGCAGGCATTGGCCAAAGTGGACCAGTAAAATACCTACTGCACTGTGCACGCTGGTCCTACTCTGACATGGCATGTATGGATCTCATCGACGATGTCACACTCACATCCCCATATATGTGGCATAATTTTGCTCGGACACATGCATGCGTCCAACAGGACCGGTCCCTTTCCTTCTTAGAGGTATAGAAAATCTATAGGAGTAGATCCAGAATGGCGAAAAGAATAAATTGAAGGAGAGCAGTACATTTTTCAGTCCTTTTTAGTTTATCAGAAGATTTTCTACTTCCCTAGTACATGATTACGTTTCCAATATAGTAGCTTGTTTTAAGTCAAACAACTGTTTATAATCATGAACACTATACACAGCTATGACAGCTTCTGGTgtggaaaaaaaaaagacctTATGCAACATCAAAACGACGGATTCGGTTGTCAGATTGCACTGGCATATACGGGTTAGCTGAGCATTGTTGTGTAACAAAATTATTGCGCCATCAGCTAGAGCTAGCCAATGCTAATTAAATAGCAGGCTATAGCAACCGAAGAAGACTGCCGTTAAATTCTATAGCCCGTCATTTAGGAACATTAGAACTAGCtcatcctctctctctctctctctctctctctctctctctctctctcaggtTGAGTGTTTTAACTTGGAACTTATAATCGGGGATGCACAAACTGGAGATGCATATGTACTAGCTAGAGAAAACACGTAGACATACGTGTAGTGCACGTGCCGATGTATACGTACGTGTACGCACATGTTGAGCCGGACAGTTAATTAGTAGTACGTGCGTTGAATCACGAGCAACGTCGTACGCAGTACGTACCCGAAGCCATGGGTGGCGTAGTAGGGGAGGTTGGAGAGCGAGGTCTCGTCGATGTCGAACACCCACAcctccttgccgccgccgccgagcttgAGCCCCTCGGCGTAGGCGATGGCCTCGTCGACGACGACGCGGGAGTCCCGGCGGTAGTGCCCGCCGAGCATGTAGTGGCCGACGTAACCCTCGCAGTCGGCCGGCACCGTCCTCCAGTCGCGCTTGTTGTGCGCCTCCACGGCCAGCCGCCAGCTGTCGCACGacacgccgccgcgccggcccagGTCCCCCGCGGAGCCCACCAGCGGGCGCAGCGCGTGgatcgccaccgccgccgccgcctgctcgaCGGcctgcgccgccgtcgccatccGGAGGCTCGGCGGCAGCTCCCACGCGCTGGTGGCCACGAGGGCCACGAGGAGCACGAGCCTGGTCGCCGCCATTACCATGCCACACTGCTCTAGCTGCTGCTGGGAGTGCACAGTGTGCTGTCGTTTTTGCTTGTTGAGATGAGCAGCTGCCCATGGGTGCACATGTGAGCTTCATTTAGTAGAGGGTCCTTGCCTGCTACTACTAGGTTGCTGATCTGGTGGGCCCACGTGCCACGTCAGCGCGTGAACCACAGGGGGTATTGTGAATCACGTTTGGTTTGGACGGTCGATCAGGACGAATTGGACGCCCTCGAGATGGGGAGGGACAGGTTCCTCAGGCACACAGCATGCATGGCATGGACGTCCCGGGTGGCATGGACTCTTTTCCTTTGCAGGCGAGTGCGGAAATTAAAGTCCCTTCTCTCTTCCCTGTCCCTTGCATCATGAATTTTAGGGTTTAGGATGGATTTTAGGgcttagggtttaggttttagGTTTACTTTTATCATGACCACGCACCATCTTTTACTTTTAGTGCAGGGGATAGGGAAGAGAGAAGGGACTTTAATTTCCGCACTCGCCTGCAAAGGAAAAGAGTCCATGCCACCCGGGGCGTCCATCTTCTCATTGTTCTTCTAGCTCTCTCCGCCATGCTTTGTCTCCTTCCCCACACGCTGATCAGCTCATGGCCATTATCTTTGGACCGTGTGGACGGAGAGCCGGATGCTGCAGATTATAGTAAGCTTCAAGAATCTTCCATGCGTATCCCCTGTCATTCACACACATGTGGGTCTCTAAACAAAAAACTGGGGAACAGTTGTCTGTGGCTTGTTCCTGTAATTGAGAAATTAACCGACTGCTAATTTGGGGTTTCCCTTACCGTACGTCTTGGGGCGCATTCATTTGGGGTTCCCCGTACGTGATCTGATGCTGTACTCTAGAAATTTCATGAAAAGGCTGGCAAAAGATTAGTGCGGATGTGGAAAAAAGAGGACATGTATACATTCGGCTTTCAAGTGAAATTTCTTGATTTTACTCTCTTTAGAGCTAATCTAGATCgatctttttttttattttaattcaAATGGAGCTGAATTTGCTCTTGACGCACATGTTATCAAGACATAGGATAAGTTCATTGATATGTCTTTATTAATACTGCTGTCACTATCCGCAAAGAAAAAAACTACTGTCACTACAAGAAAATAAATGCTATCTTTCCCAACATTTTTTTGTGAGTATAGCCAACAGTTTAATGCCTTTTATTATTTATCTCT from Panicum hallii strain FIL2 chromosome 3, PHallii_v3.1, whole genome shotgun sequence encodes:
- the LOC112885581 gene encoding stem 28 kDa glycoprotein-like, which gives rise to MVMAATRLVLLVALVATSAWELPPSLRMATAAQAVEQAAAAVAIHALRPLVGSAGDLGRRGGVSCDSWRLAVEAHNKRDWRTVPADCEGYVGHYMLGGHYRRDSRVVVDEAIAYAEGLKLGGGGKEVWVFDIDETSLSNLPYYATHGFGTKPYNATSFNEYVVEGSAPALPETQRLFRKLIALGIKPVFLTGRTEDQRAITVANLRRQGYSGWDKLLLKPVGFKATAIAYKSGERRKLQDAGYVIVGNIGDQWSDILGAPEGARTFKLPDPMYYIG